One Terriglobia bacterium genomic window carries:
- a CDS encoding alpha/beta hydrolase domain-containing protein: MMGIIGHSMRRFRFLQFGLFLLFISRAVFAEVVRVEIRRRDNAGTHERLIGRVYFKIDPKLPANRNIADIDLAPVDKDGMVEFSGDLLFFKPKKAQQARGTVFLEVVNRGMDQSLGLMSGARQQDLAPESWQLGDRFVLEQGFTLAFLGWQFDVQPAQGLTFQAPSAEVEGAVRDTHIQTAAAEMAAFRLSYCASGSGQKNAKVTFRTGIDQQPQTLARSNWDFIYNGCAVLLRGGLKPGLYETVYGAKGSPVAGLGLAAIRDFASYLKHAPDSSPLRVSAAMQPHVIGYGYSQSGRFLREFVRDGFNADESGHMAFDGLMIASAGAGGGSFNHRFAMPGQAGNSVLSILRPVDLPPFTDDGLLARARAAGVAPKIFYTFSSTEYWARAGSLTHTTEDGSKDVPLAPTSRLYFIAGTPHASGPLPPTRGAQQFKQYLNFAQQRWVQRALLLDLDAWVRRDTAPPPSKYPSIASGDLVPLTAVEFPHVPSISFPDYMPSVWRMDYGPEFNSRRIIVNEPPALGAHYPLLVPQVNADGNDRGGIQIPEIAVPLGTYTGWNVALPQLRGLQYLSGLTGSFDPFPLTRKDRIRTGDSRKSLEERYTGHDDYLRQVARAAEDLAKQRFMLKADVPAALQQADSIWYAVTGAAR, from the coding sequence ATGATGGGTATAATTGGGCACTCCATGCGCCGGTTTCGATTTCTGCAATTCGGGCTGTTCTTGCTTTTCATATCGAGAGCGGTATTTGCTGAAGTTGTTCGAGTGGAAATCCGGCGGCGCGATAACGCCGGCACGCACGAGCGTCTGATCGGGCGCGTCTATTTCAAAATCGACCCGAAGCTGCCTGCCAACCGGAACATTGCCGATATCGATCTTGCGCCGGTGGACAAGGACGGCATGGTCGAATTCTCGGGCGATCTGCTCTTCTTCAAACCGAAGAAGGCGCAGCAGGCGCGCGGAACCGTCTTTCTGGAAGTCGTGAATCGCGGCATGGACCAGTCGCTCGGACTCATGAGCGGAGCGCGGCAGCAGGACCTCGCTCCGGAATCCTGGCAACTTGGCGACCGGTTTGTCCTGGAGCAGGGATTCACGCTGGCCTTCCTGGGTTGGCAATTTGACGTTCAGCCAGCGCAAGGTTTGACCTTTCAGGCGCCGTCGGCGGAGGTCGAGGGCGCTGTCCGCGATACTCATATTCAAACAGCGGCTGCGGAGATGGCGGCGTTCCGCCTCTCGTATTGCGCGTCCGGCAGCGGTCAGAAGAACGCGAAAGTCACCTTCCGGACAGGAATCGACCAGCAACCGCAGACGCTCGCCCGCAGCAATTGGGATTTCATCTACAACGGCTGCGCCGTCCTGCTGCGCGGCGGCCTCAAGCCCGGATTGTATGAAACGGTCTACGGGGCGAAAGGTTCACCGGTCGCCGGGCTTGGACTTGCGGCGATACGGGATTTCGCGTCTTACCTTAAACACGCTCCGGATTCCTCGCCGCTGCGCGTCAGCGCCGCGATGCAACCGCACGTCATCGGATATGGGTACTCGCAAAGCGGACGGTTCCTGCGCGAGTTCGTGCGCGATGGGTTCAATGCCGATGAGAGCGGGCATATGGCATTCGATGGACTGATGATCGCATCGGCCGGGGCGGGCGGAGGGAGCTTCAATCACCGGTTCGCCATGCCCGGACAGGCCGGCAACTCCGTACTTTCGATTCTTCGTCCCGTCGATCTGCCGCCGTTTACGGATGATGGACTGCTCGCCAGGGCCCGGGCGGCCGGCGTTGCGCCGAAGATTTTCTATACATTTTCATCTACGGAGTATTGGGCTCGCGCCGGCTCGCTGACCCACACCACGGAAGACGGCTCGAAAGATGTTCCCCTGGCGCCCACGTCGCGGCTCTATTTCATCGCCGGAACGCCGCATGCGTCCGGACCGCTGCCACCCACCAGAGGAGCACAACAGTTCAAGCAGTATCTGAATTTCGCGCAGCAGCGTTGGGTTCAGCGCGCTTTGCTGCTCGATCTCGACGCCTGGGTGCGGCGCGATACGGCTCCTCCGCCATCGAAGTATCCGTCGATCGCTTCGGGTGATCTTGTGCCGCTGACAGCGGTCGAATTTCCTCATGTTCCGTCAATTTCTTTCCCGGACTACATGCCTTCTGTATGGCGAATGGACTATGGTCCCGAATTCAACAGCCGGCGCATCATCGTGAACGAACCGCCGGCGCTCGGCGCGCATTATCCGTTGCTTGTCCCGCAGGTCAATGCGGATGGAAACGATCGCGGAGGAATTCAAATTCCGGAAATTGCGGTCCCGCTGGGAACTTACACCGGATGGAACGTGGCGCTTCCGCAATTGCGCGGTCTCCAGTATCTCAGTGGCTTGACCGGCAGCTTCGATCCATTTCCGCTTACACGAAAAGATCGCATCCGCACCGGCGACAGCAGAAAGTCGCTCGAGGAGCGCTATACCGGCCACGACGATTACCTGCGCCAAGTGGCGCGCGCAGCCGAAGACCTCGCGAAGCAACGGTTCATGCTGAAGGCGGATGTGCCGGCCGCCCTTCAGCAGGCAGATTCGATCTGGTACGCTGTGACCGGCGCCGCGAGATAG
- a CDS encoding response regulator transcription factor, translating into MLPVTVLLVDDFEPFRRMTRSILDELPGVPIAGEASDGLEAIQKADELRPDLILLDVGLPKLSGIHAARKILKTLPNIKIVFVSQETSDDVVEEAFRLGAFGYVAKVHASTDLPKLIERVRQSKQLFSRIQFDEVPAPQMQISEKL; encoded by the coding sequence ATGCTACCTGTCACCGTGCTACTCGTCGATGATTTTGAGCCGTTCCGGCGAATGACCCGTTCTATTCTTGATGAATTGCCCGGCGTTCCGATCGCCGGTGAAGCCTCTGATGGACTGGAAGCGATTCAGAAGGCGGACGAATTGCGTCCCGATCTGATCCTTCTCGACGTCGGTCTGCCCAAACTGAGCGGAATCCATGCCGCCCGAAAGATCCTCAAAACCCTTCCGAACATCAAGATCGTTTTTGTTTCTCAGGAAACATCCGACGATGTCGTTGAAGAAGCCTTCCGCCTCGGCGCCTTCGGCTACGTTGCAAAGGTGCACGCTTCCACCGATCTGCCGAAACTCATCGAAAGGGTGCGGCAAAGCAAACAGCTGTTCAGCCGGATACAGTTCGACGAAGTTCCAGCTCCGCAGATGCAAATCTCCGAAAAGCTATAG
- a CDS encoding PAS domain S-box protein, whose translation MIPEKASEKPKGTSSDYELFYEAFQASPIGMALEDIEGRPLHVNSALCSMLGFSEEEMCGKHCVEFSPPDDAQKDWALFQQLKAGAIDHYSLEKRFIRKDGALTWGRLSISLLSHQASSLVVAMVEDVTPLRESEERFRLVANAAPVMIWMAGTDALCNYFNEPWLAFTGRPLQAELGNGWADSVHAEDMTQCTETYLQAFARRDPFTMEYRLRRNDGEYRWVLDSGVPRFDRDGSFAGYIGSAVDVTDRKRAEEAVVNLGRRLIEAQEDERRNIARELHDDIGQKLAMLSLELQQAAALVPASQTALHNQIDLLVGRTSEVIEDVRTLSHQLHSSKLDTVGLVAAIRGFCREFAEQRRVQVSFMYREVPDNLSHTVSLCLFRVLQEALGNAAKHSGATEAEAQLVRVADELQLTIRDAGVGFDASTAMYNEGIGLISMRERVNLAKGTILIKSKPQEGTEITVRVPIALDPSGEE comes from the coding sequence ATGATCCCCGAAAAGGCATCCGAAAAACCGAAAGGGACGAGTTCGGACTACGAGCTCTTCTATGAAGCGTTCCAGGCGAGCCCTATCGGCATGGCGCTGGAGGACATCGAGGGACGCCCTTTGCACGTCAACTCGGCGCTCTGCTCCATGCTCGGGTTCAGCGAAGAAGAGATGTGCGGCAAACATTGCGTTGAGTTTTCTCCGCCCGACGATGCGCAGAAGGATTGGGCCTTATTTCAGCAGCTGAAAGCCGGCGCCATTGATCACTATAGTCTGGAAAAGCGCTTCATCCGGAAGGACGGCGCGCTGACCTGGGGCCGCCTGAGCATCTCGCTTTTGAGTCATCAGGCTTCTTCTCTGGTCGTCGCCATGGTGGAGGATGTCACGCCGCTGCGCGAGAGCGAAGAGCGTTTCCGGCTGGTCGCAAACGCAGCCCCGGTGATGATCTGGATGGCGGGTACCGACGCTTTGTGTAACTACTTCAATGAACCGTGGCTGGCCTTCACCGGCCGTCCGTTGCAGGCTGAACTCGGGAACGGTTGGGCGGACAGTGTGCACGCTGAAGACATGACGCAGTGCACCGAAACATATCTTCAGGCTTTTGCACGGCGCGACCCCTTCACGATGGAGTACCGCCTTCGCAGGAATGACGGAGAATATCGCTGGGTGCTCGATTCCGGTGTTCCGCGATTTGATCGCGACGGCTCCTTTGCGGGTTACATCGGCTCGGCGGTCGACGTGACCGACCGCAAACGCGCGGAAGAAGCGGTGGTCAATCTCGGCCGCCGGTTGATCGAGGCGCAGGAGGACGAGCGCCGCAACATCGCCCGGGAGCTGCACGACGACATCGGCCAGAAGCTAGCCATGTTGTCACTCGAACTGCAACAGGCAGCCGCACTCGTCCCCGCTTCGCAAACGGCGCTCCACAACCAGATCGACTTGCTTGTAGGACGTACGTCGGAAGTTATCGAAGATGTCCGGACGCTTTCACACCAGTTGCACTCGTCCAAACTGGACACCGTGGGCCTGGTGGCGGCCATCCGGGGGTTTTGCCGGGAATTCGCCGAACAACGGCGAGTGCAGGTCTCGTTCATGTACCGGGAAGTACCCGACAACCTGTCGCACACGGTGTCGCTTTGCCTCTTCCGGGTTTTGCAGGAAGCCCTGGGCAATGCGGCAAAACACAGCGGAGCGACGGAAGCCGAAGCCCAGCTGGTGCGGGTCGCCGACGAGCTTCAGCTGACGATTCGAGATGCCGGAGTCGGCTTCGACGCGAGCACTGCGATGTACAACGAAGGCATCGGCCTGATCAGCATGCGGGAAAGAGTGAATCTCGCCAAGGGCACGATCCTGATCAAGTCCAAGCCGCAGGAAGGGACGGAAATCACTGTCCGCGTTCCGATCGCGCTCGACCCTTCCGGCGAAGAGTAG